gggaattttaacgaaaagctcccagtactgttcactttaacgaaaaaccacattttaacactaaaaagtcaatcttggtactattcactttaccctttattttgtccttatcgttaaaactcaaagttttcaagcccttttcattagttttcatttattcttttgtttgaaAGAGATGAAGAGTTTGATGTGTGGTTAATTAGTCGATGATTGTGGGGCGTGTGAGATGTGAGGTGTGGGGTGTATGAGATGTGAGATATGAGGTGTGAGGGTAATATTGGAAAATACGTGCAGTGTGTTAAGaaaaagtttaatttaaaaagtaaatgtgGAGTGAattaagtatgtggggtgtagttaacaaaatgtggggtgttaataaaacAACCCTTTATTTAAACTTTTACATTTTGTCTGTAGAGCTTTTTACTTGCAcgttgaaataaatgttgaaagTTTATGTTGGTTCTTGGTTATTCTTGTTGGAAAGCTGGAATACTCTTTATATATTGTTGTAGTTTCCCCTGAATTCCGTAGTACATCGCACATTTTAAATCAACCTGCAACTGGAATACTCTTGATGACCTCTGCGAATCTTTCGACTCGGGATGGTGAGCTGTTATGGTGAAGCCACCAGCtgatcaatttaaaaaaaaaaacctatactgcatgtggatgcaaatttcttctttcttgattttagacaaaattgcacctacaaaacaattaacacctttagttaaggccaaaagtctcacgcgcccacgatgaattgggggggctttggccgaagaacctccgatgccaaagttagaatttagagagaaaaatgtttagagagtttttggagttttgcaagagtgtggacctagtctttcaaagaaaaatggagtcctatttatagagcatgGCCAGCCCTCATTGGAAGAGAGAGTGGCCAGCCCTTGGATGTTTTTTGGGGTGTAATGGTgattaatttggtgattaatggattatttaggaattaatccattaattaaccaaattaatttaatttatatggaaggttttgaaggttatggaatgaTTTCCTTGTAGAGGATATGGAGTAAAGATGAATaagataaatttgaacttgttacctattttgggcactcttgactcggttgatggatgattctccgctgctcgcgtgtaggaaactCGGTGTGTCTCGAGGATAATTTTGTCCTCTTCacctaaaaatccacgtgtcacctcttgattattttttagcTCCACACTGCATTAGGAGATAAAGAATTAAAAAGTTTAAGTGCTTTTGTCAAATTTATAAGCTATTTGATATAGAACTAACAGCTGGGTCTTCTGCTGTGGTAGCTGATGCCGAACCTTACACTTGAAAATTGATATCAAACTTTGACAAAATTGTTGATTATTAGTCTTTGATACCAACTTCGTGAGACTTTCCATCAAAACTAACCACGTGACATGAACATAATTAAAATGGGTTTATGTGCATTTCCCGTGACACGCGTATGAACACCTTTGAAGAACCAATGCTccaattttttcaatttaaataCCAATTTTGTTAAACTTTAAATTCATGAACCAAGGTTACAATTTAGTCCTAGAACCAATATGTGGCCCATTGGTATAATACCGCATTTTGTGGGTTTGGAAGATGAAATTTAGTTTTGTAAACAACAAAATTAATTGATTTCTACTCacaacaaattacaattgtgCTTATAGTCACTTAAATAcaattaaatcaaataaaagtAGACCATTAATCTTGATTGGGTTGATATTAGCTTGATATGAACACCCACCACTTGTACAGAGCAAACCCATAAACTGTGGCATAAGCAGCCAATCTCAGAGGATACTTTCTAAATCTGCAAAAGTATATAATGCTCTTACAAGTCAGAACTCAGGGACTGCCTTATAAACCACTAATCTTTCTCCGCAATCAGAAAATTGTTATTcgcactccaaaaatctaattGTGCGCCCCAAActttcaatatttaaaaaaaaaagatactcTTACAAAAAATAcacaattagatttttaaagTGCCATTGATAATTACCTTAATTAATTCACATTATGATTTTCTTGAAGGTCTATGAATTGATAACATATGAACCCATGAACAAGAAATCTAGTTCGATATATCTGAGTCATGCGAAAATTATGTACAAAGAGCCA
Above is a window of Malus sylvestris chromosome 15, drMalSylv7.2, whole genome shotgun sequence DNA encoding:
- the LOC126602165 gene encoding uncharacterized protein LOC126602165 isoform X1 produces the protein MANDAVFRSSLVWLAVVIVVVGICTQSLKKMMLTYVVGVLGIAGLLLPDWGYFGRDFSRWTSPVSFEERASEIAQRSGLITSVELKNNQEVTRGFLGEEDKIILETHRVSYTRAAENHPSTESRVPKIAHHPESKDSQRSSRVFQLQVDLKCAMYYGIQGKLQQYIKSIPAFQQE